In Suncus etruscus isolate mSunEtr1 chromosome 2, mSunEtr1.pri.cur, whole genome shotgun sequence, the genomic stretch agcttgggggaccatatgggacattgggggattgaaTTGAAGTCCTTCCTaggtgctatctctggccccatgtagtaaattctttctttctttctttttttttgtaaattcttAAAAGCAAACAATTTGGACAACAAAGTAAACTTAAATAGATGTTAAACTTGATTATATAATAAAGTGGACTTTAAAGAGCTACTTAAAATTTCTGacaaagaggggccggcgaggtcgcgttagaggtaaggtgtctgccttgcaagcgctagccaaggaaagatagcgaccgcggttcgatccctcgcgtcccatatggtccccccaagccaggggcaatttctgagcgcttagccaggagtaacccctgagcatcaaacaggtatggccccaaaacaaaacaaaaaattctgacaAAGAAGGGCCGTagaaacagcatggaggtagggtgtttgccttgcatgcagaaggatggtggtttgaattccggcatcccatatggttccctgagcttgccaggagcgatatatctgagcatagagccaggagtaacccctgagccctgtcgggtatgacccaaaaaccaaaaaaaaaaaaaaaaaaaaaaaaattctgacaaagattctaaatttatataaaaggtTATCTATATTGCTTCTCTATAAAAATGTTCAATTCTGATAAAAGATAATGTTCACCAATATGTCACatgcatgtgttttattttttgaagatggTTCTGAAACACATTAAGTCAGGTCCAAGGCTAAGTTGAAAAGTTCATAAAGAGTTTTGCAAGGATATGTTTGTTACAGGATATGTTATGACTGTTAACTCTATCAAATCTTGATTCTAGAATTTAGTATCCACCTTGTTGTCAGTAGCACTGGGTTTTCCAAGAAGCCAATCATTTATCTCTTGTCTGCATGGACTTCTTCTCATTAGCTGCCTTCTGCTTTTGTTGCATGATCTCTGAATCCCTATAATAAGGATAAAAGCTGTAAGTTGTTATAGAAAAATTGATATTAAGTTCTCACTTGTTCTCTATTATACAGAATTAGTATTAGATATAAATTTAGGAATAGCTCTGTTTttgtatataacacatatataaagACATGTAACACATTACtgcaaaaccaaaagcaaaaccaaggaatgggaaggaaggaaaaataagacagctagaaagaaaatgtataatgGAAAAAGAACAGTGATGTTTACTTTTGTGTTTGAAACAGGCTCTGCTGCTCTAAAAACTTAGTAAAATTACTCCTGCTGAGAGTAGGCCAGACAGTTTCCTAGTCCCTTTCCTGTAATTTCACGGAGATAATACAGTGTTTCTCAACTGAGAACCATTTGCCCTCTTCCATACTTCCTCCCACCTTCCAAGTAGCTTCCAAAGGAGCTActttaaaacacaaaaaattggtctgaagagatagtaccgCAGGTTGTCCTGTATATGGCTGAGTTGGGGTCTATCCCCTATccaggttctgtccctggcatccaacatggtcctccatgcactgccaaaagtgattctttttttttttttttggtttttgggccacacctggcattgctcaggggttactcctggctgtctgctcagaaatagctcctggcaggcacaggggaccatatgggacaccgggattcgaaccaaccacctttggtcctggatcggctgcttgcaaggcaaacgccactgtgctatctctccgggccccaaaagtgATTCTTGATCACTTtttgcagagtcagtagtaactcctgagtacagcctgacgtgacccaaaagtcaaaaaataaaagatcgcAAGCATGGCCTGGAACATGGTATAGCCAGTaggacacttgcattgcacacagctagtccatatttgatcttttattttatttatttatttatttatttatttatttatttatttatttatttatttatttggtttttgggctacacccggcggtgctcaggggttactcctggctgtctgctcagaaatagctcctggcaggcatgggggaccatatgggacaccgggattcgaaccaaccacctttggtcctggatcggctgcttgcaaggcaaacgctgctgtgctatctccctaaaATAATTAAGGTTGGCTTCACATCAAAATATCTGGGGGGATTTTTATAGTCAGGttttcttaaatatcttaaaCATGTACCTATAGGACCTCTTAATTCCCAATCCCAGACTGATTAAGCTGACTTGGTTGTAGGACACGGTGTGCAGATGCCAAGTTTTCCCTGGTGGTTCTAACCTGGTTTGAGAACTGCTTAGAAGCCACACCAAAGCACATTAGTCAGCAGTTCCTTTCACTGATCTTTCAGATTTCATGTGAACCATAAAGTTAATTAGCATAAAGAACTTTGAACTTAAGTATTTTGGTAGCAGTTTTATATTGTCACAGTCATATATCACTATTGGTTGGAAATCTCATTTCTCCATccaatagacttttatttttgggccacacctggcaatactcaggggtaaattcctagctctgtactcaggaattacacctgttggtgctcaggggatcattttgGGGGGCTAGATATCTAACTTatatcaactgcatgcaaagtaaataccttacccgctgtactattgatcCACTCTCTTAAGCAACAGATCTTAAGAAGTCAGTTCAGCTTGGGAACCCCCTACCCCATCTTACTCTGCCAAATGtacttttgaatcttttttttttttttttggtttttgggccacacccagcgatgctcaggggttactcctggctgtctgctcagaaatagctcctggcaggcacgggggaccatatgggacaccgggattcgaatcaaccacctttggtcctggatcggctgcttgcaaggcaaacgccgctgtgctctctctccgggcccgtacttTTGAATCTTTTCCAGAATAGCTTTCACTATAATTGAGCCATTGTGGGGAGGAATGTGTATGTAATCCCCAGAGTGTTCAGGGAATTGAgagccactcctagtgatattcaGTCTGGCTATGTGGGCTAGAAGTTCACTGTTTTGTCTGGTGTTGTGATGCTAGGGTACTGCAGTGCTGGATTTCCAGGCCCAtaatctggcaatgctcagagttgctggtgatgccaaggatcaatttTGGGAATCTGTAGGCCAGGCATGCACTCAAGGCCTATTTCCAGCCCATATAATTGAGTTCCTTGTAATCTAGAATAGTTTGGGTAAATAGTTCACTTTGAACAAGTTGCAACCCTATCATCTAACAGGGTATTGCAAGTGGAAGATGTTCTTTTACTTCACTAACTGAAGTTATTAAGGTTTTGGTGTTGTATGAAATTCCCTATATGACAAAAGATAGCCTGAAACTTTTAAGCATTTCATTCAGGATTGGAATAATGACTTGTCTAAGTTGTTTTACAATTCTTGGCACACGACAGCTTTCTACAAGTTAGGACAAGTCTACCATAGATTCCCCGGAAAATGCTTTTATTCTCCAAAATGAAACCTTCCCTAGGCTGAGGATTCCATTACTGTCACTCACCTCTGCTTTCGTTGAGAGGCAGTCAAGctatcctcttttcttttccccttgcTAATTTCCTGggatttcttcatatttttctggCGAGCAAGTTCTCGTTGATTTCCACCTCAGGAAGAAACAGTAATATCTTTCCCATCTTCAAAGTTATTAATAATTCCAATATGATAATATGAAGTTCttattgaaatacatttttttcttttttcttttttttggtggggtagaGTCATACCTAACAATACTTgggttgttattcctggctcagcacacaggaattgctcctggcaggctcggggaaccatacaggatgcagaCTGAACCCTGATTGGGTGCATGCAAAGTGAGTACCTTATTTTACTATCTAGACCTTTGCTTTTTAATAGAAATGCCAGCAGAGTACAGAGTGGAGATCTGACAAAGCCTTTTAAGCTTCTTCCCTGACATGACAAGGAAGAAGCTTAAATGTTAAGCATTTACGCTCTTAAAAGAATATCATTAAATCAAGTGCTCACtagctatatatacacatacacgtGCACGGgcatacacgcacacacacacccccaacctctatattttagtttatttttttattgtttgtcttggggtcacacccagagatactcagggcttattcctagtggGGTCAGGGAACAtaaatggtgccagggatagaacccaggtaggtTGCATGGAAAGCAAGTACCTTGCCCCCCCATACAATCTCTCCATCATATACTTCATCTTTTAAAACTGACGTGCCAATTGTCTACGTGAGCCagcatttcaaaataaagtaTGACCTTTTGAAGAGTGTGAAAAATTCTCacaggggccggtgcggtggcgctagcggtaaggtgcctgccttgcctgcgctagcctaggacggaccgcgattcgatccccaggcgtcccatatggtcccccaagccaggagcgacttctgagcgcatagccaggagtaatccctgagcgtcaccgggtatggcccaaaaaccaaaaaaaaaaaaaaagattcacagaGCTCGCACCTCGCCTTGGTTGGCCCCTCACAATACCCAGGAGAGATGCTTGGGAAATATTACCTGTGAGGACTAAACAAAAGAAACTGGGAGGAGACTCAGCTGCTCAGTCCTCATCAGGCCTTAGGACTTTGGGTACCAGCAGAAATTCACCTGCACAACAGGATCCAGAGAGACTACCCTAGCTACACCATGGCAGGTGCTCTTTATGGTCTAAACTCACACTTGACAGGTTGGCACCCGGCTGGCCTGGACCGGAGTGAAGACAACCATCTCCCTGCCGAATGAAGACCGGACTCTCGCTCAATCTAAAGGAATTTCCAGGTCTATCCCTGTTGACCCACTGGTGCTCCCCTCCAAGATCCGATTACTCACGGGCCATGCTGATCAGTCTGCCGAGTGTGGAGAGTGCGGCTCGGCAAAGAAACGGCTCCTAGGCAAGCTCTGCAGCCGTGTACACCCGCCGGCGAAGGATGGATGGCTGGGCCCGAGCGGGCCCTCCAACCCGCAGAGCCAGAGCTGCGCCCACTGCCCCGCCTACTGAGCCCCGACAACGGCCGCCGGAGGGGGACTGCGCGTGCGCGGCGGGAGGGGCGGTCCCGGCGGTGGGCGGGGACGCGGCTCGGGAGCTTGGGGCAGCGCCGGGACCCTAATACCTTGCAAGTTTTCGCTTTTGACTTTGGGGCTTGACTTGGCGTGCTCATAGTCCgtccttgctctgcactcgggtatcactcctggcaggcgtgatGCCGGAGATCGACCGTGGGAGGGTCGCGTGCAAGGAGGCAAGCTCTGTGCCTGCTGGatttacctctccagccccttgaatatCTGATACAGCTTCAGTAAAGCTTTGAAGAAGGGGCCGTGAGATGGCggagcagtagggcgtctgccttgcacgcggctgacccaggacgaatctgggttcgatccccgggcgtcccatatggtctgtctCCCGAGTCAGGATCGATTTCAGAgagtagagccacgagtaatcccagagcgtcaccgggtgtgacccaaaaatcaaaaataaaataaaatgaagaaggaTGGTCTTCGTGCAATGTATCTCATTGCACGAAAGTATTTAAGCTTTTAAAAGAATATGATTAAATCAAGTGCTCActagctacacacacacaccacacacacacacacacccaacccttatattttagtttattattttattttttggggggtcacacccagagatactcagggcttatccctagTGGGGTCCGGGAACATAGTGGGGTCCGGgaacatatgtggttccagggatagaacctaggtaggctgcatgcaaagtaagtaccttGCACCCCCATACTATCTATATTCCCAGTTCATTTCCTATAAAGAACCatgagcagtttttttttttgtttgtttgttttttggatcacaccaggccgcactcaggggttattcctggctctacgctgagaaatcgttcctggcaggctcgggggaccatatggcatgccgagattcgaaccaccaaccttctgcatgcaaggctaacaccctacttccatgtttttttcttttcttttcttttcttttcttttttttttttggtttttgggccgcaccaggcggtgctcaggggttactcctggcaggcacgggggaccatatgggacgccgggattcgaaccaaccaccttaggtcctggatcggctgcttgcaaggcaaacgccgctgtgctatctctccgaccccgaccATGAGCAGTTTCTTTACCAGATTTTCTAATCCCTCTCCGACTCAATTTAGAATTAAGATTGTTTTTTctccacccagcggtgctcaaaattttctcctgtctctgctctaAGGCCTCTCTCCTGGCGGGGCTCGAGGACTGGGTGGGATGCTGGAGGTCGAACCGGAGTCAAGAGTTGGCCCCGTGCAAGCCAAGagccctgcttgctgtactacgGCTCTAAAACCCACCAAGTAGAATCTATGCGCCCCGGCAATGCGCTAAAGAcctgtttaaaacaaaaccactgagtgatttttttttttttaaacagttccGGCCAACACTGAGGCTGAACAAGAAGGCGGCTGCCTCCGGGTCCCTGTGGGTTTCTCCGAGGCGAAAGAGCCGAGCCCGACTGGCGCCCTTAGTTTGACAGTTCCCAGGGCGCCGGCGCCGTGCGTCTGACGTCACGGCGCGTCGCTCGCGGATGACGCAAATCCCGGGCGCCCTGTGCGGGCGGGGGAGGGAGGCGCCGGGAAACTGAGCTGCGCTGAAGCAGGGTCATGAAGAAGAGGCGGTGGCGGGAGGCCGGAGGCGGTGGCGGCGGCGTGAAGCTGCGGTAGCCGCGGGCCGGGCGGGCGGGGCCGCTCCGCGGGGCTCGGAGGGCTGACTAGCCAGAAGCCTCTCTCGCGGGGCTCGCGGACGGGGCTCGGGGGGCTGAGCCTCCCGGGCCCCCCCTGGCTCCGCCATGTTCCGCCGGGCACGCCTGAGCGTGAAGCCCAATGTCAGGCCTAGTGTGGGCGCCCGGGGCTCCGCCGCCTCCAGCGCGCCGCGGGCACCCGAGACTCCCAAGCCCCCCGAGCCCGCCGCGCCCTCCGCCCCGAAGCCCCCTGAGCCCGAAGAGGTGGCGCCGGGGGATGTCGGGGGAACCGAGCCCCAGGAAAAAGCGCCCAGTCGCAGGTAAGGGGGTGTGTGCTTGGGGGAGCATTTTATTTGTCTCCTCGAAGCTGAGCCCGGGAACTTTACCTTGATTTGCTCTGAGCATTTCTAGTGcatctttttttaaacttaatttaattcaactttattggtttttgggtcacacccggcatcgctcaggggttcctcctggctctatgctcagaaatcgctcctggcaggctcggggtaccatatgggatgccgggattcgaaccaccgtccttctgcattgcaaggcaaacgccctccctccatGTTAtctacagcccccccccccccaagtgcaTTTGTTACTCCCACCACATCCACATGTGGCAAGTGTGGATTGTTGGGGAGATTCTCGGGGAGGGGAGAGGACACCCCGGATTCCAGGGGTGGGCGGGTGGAATCGGGTCTTAGGAGACTGAAGAATATGCTCCCCCCCACCAGGTATATTAAAGAGACTCCCCTAGTTTCCGATCTTGGGGAAGTAGTATTTTGCCGGGACAAGTCTTTTCAACCGTTTTCAAAagcatttctttctgtttttaaaaaaaagcgcGTGTGATTTTAGCTCTGCGGATGTCAAGTCAGGTCCCTGGCTTTGACTCGAAAGTGTGCCCCATTAACGATG encodes the following:
- the LOC126001547 gene encoding small EDRK-rich factor 1, whose protein sequence is MARGNQRELARQKNMKKSQEISKGKRKEDSLTASQRKQRDSEIMQQKQKAANEKKSMQTRDK